One region of Syngnathus scovelli strain Florida chromosome 15, RoL_Ssco_1.2, whole genome shotgun sequence genomic DNA includes:
- the si:ch211-283g2.1 gene encoding sodium- and chloride-dependent GABA transporter ine, translating to MSTRVTKPFSMELGPRRATAWIPTADMAKEKSRPTWSRQIEFTLAGIGSAVGLGNIWRFPYLCFRSGGGAFLVPYLLMLFVLGIPLLHMELTVGQYTKRGPVHALEQFCPLLKGVGVASVAISFIMCTYYNVVITWALYYLFSSFQTPLPWQGCNNTWNTPNCTDHATNNSYSSTASQEFFKYKMLQQTTGIEEAGVVRWDLMLILMLAWILIYLCIFKGTKSTGKVVYLTALLPYVILIALLVNNVQLPGAMEGIKFFIVPQWEKLLSVEVWVNAAAQIFNSIGIGFGFLIAMSSYNSFNNNIIKDTLTISIVNSLTSILSGFVIFSAFGYMSHLQDIPVAQLAVDGPGLVYVVYPQAFASMPVPQLWAVMFFCMLLFLGIDSEFAMVEVMVTTLMDQSNQPLLKFFKKKELLVLAVCGIACLLGIPNVTQAGIYVFQLMDHYTAIVSIMFLAFFEVIGVCWFYGVNRLSDNLEEMTGKRPNIFFRLCWQIIAPFLVTVILIFSIIQFKPARYEAYVFPPWAQGVGWVIAMASMIWIPLGTIHTLWVLPGSFVQKLKLSITPYALNDKSKIPYCESGGNESSPNMAVISSNAISTDYKLPDETN from the exons ATGTCAACCAGAGTTACAAAACCCTTTTCCATGGAGTTAGGGCCCAGAAGAGCAACCGCTTGGATCCCAACAGCAGACATGGCCAAGGAAAAGAGCAGACCGACGTGGAGCAGGCAAATAGAGTTCACTCTGGCGGGCATTGGCTCCGCCGTGGGGCTGGGCAACATTTGGAGATTCCCTTACCTCTGCTTCAGGAGTGGAGGAG GTGCTTTTCTGGTACCATACCTTCTCATGCTCTTTGTATTGGGGATCCCTCTCCTCCATATGGAGTTGACCGTTGGCCAATACACCAAAAGAGGGCCTGTCCATGCTCTTGAGCAATTCTGCCCTCTTTTAAAAG GTGTTGGAGTAGCATCCGTGGCCATTTCCTTCATCATGTGCACGTATTATAACGTGGTCATTACTTGGGCCCTCTACTACCTATTCAGCTCTTTTCAAACGCCGCTACCCTGGCAGGGTTGCAACAACACGTGGAACACTCCAAACTGTACAGATCACGCTACAAACAACAGCTACTCGTCGACGGCCAGCCAGGAGTTCTTCAA ATATAAGATGCTGCAACAAACAACGGGAATCGAGGAAGCCGGAGTTGTACGATGGGACCTTATGCTAATTCTCATGCTTGCTTGGATCCTCATCTATCTTTGCATCTTCAAGGGGACCAAATCCACAGGCAAA GTGGTGTACCTCACAGCGTTGCTCCCGTACGTCATCCTTATTGCCCTGCTAGTTAATAATGTGCAACTTCCTGGAGCGATGGAGGGTATAAAGTTCTTCATTGTGCCGCAATGGGAAAAACTTCTCTCAGTGGAG GTTTGGGTAAACGCTGCAGCTCAGATCTTTAACTCCATCGGGATAGGATTTGGTTTCCTCATAGCTATGTCTAGCTATAACTCTTTCAACAATAATATTATTAA GGACACGCTGACGATATCTATCGTCAATTCCCTCACCAGTATTTTGTCAGGTTTTGTTATATTCTCCGCTTTCGGATATATGTCGCATCTGCAGGACATTCCGGTAGCCCAGTTGGCTGTGGATG GTCCAGGACTTGTTTATGTCGTTTACCCACAAGCTTTTGCCAGTATGCCAGTACCTCAACTATGGGCTGTGATGTTCTTCTGCATGCTGCTTTTTCTTGGAATTGACAGTGAG TTTGCTATGGTTGAAGTGATGGTGACCACTCTGATGGATCAATCCAATCAGCCTCTGCTGAAGTTCTTTAAGAAGAAAGAACTGTTAGTTCTTGCAGTTTGTGGAATCGCTTGTCTTCTTGGAATTCCTAATGTGACGCAg GCAGGGATTTATGTTTTCCAGTTGATGGATCATTACACTGCCATCGTGTCCATCATGTTCCTTGCGTTCTTTGAGGTCATAGGCGTTTGTTGGTTTTATG GTGTGAATCGATTATCTGACAACCTGGAGGAGATGACTGGGAAAAGGCCCAACATCTTCTTCAGACTGTGTTGGCAAATCATTGCTCCTTTTCTCGTCACT GTTATCCTCATTTTTTCAATTATCCAGTTCAAACCGGCTCGTTATGAAGCCTACGTCTTCCCTCCCTGGGCTCAAGGGGTCGGCTGGGTCATTGCCATGGCCTCCATGATTTGGATTCCGCTCGGCACCATTCACACATTGTGGGTGCTGCCTGGATCATTTGTGCAG AAACTAAAGCTGTCCATCACACCCTACGCCCTGAATGACAAATCCAAAATACCATATTGTGAAAGTGGAGGAAATGAGAGCTCCCCAAACATGGCCGTCATCAGCAGCAACGCCATCAGTACAGACTACAAACTCCCAGACGAGACTAATTAA
- the LOC125982694 gene encoding flotillin-2a isoform X3, with protein MGNCHTVGPNEALVVSGGCCGSDQKTYVVGGWAWAWWLISDIQRMSLEVMTILCRCENIETSEGVPLDVTGVAQVKVMTENELLGYACEQFLGKSVVEIKSVILQTLEGHLRAILGTLTVEQIYQDRDKFASLVREVAAPDVGRMGIEILSFTIKDVYDKVEYLSSLGKTQTAAVQRDADIGVAEAERDAGIREAECKKEMMDVKFLADTKMADSKRELEMQRAAFNQEVNTKKAEAQLAYELQAAKEQQKIRLEEIEVEVVQRKKQITIEEKEIDRTDKELIATVKRPAEAEAYKMQQLAEGQKIKKVLISQAEAEKIRFIGEAEAASIEAVGKAEAEKMRLKAEAYMQYGEAAKTALVLEALPKIASKVAAPLARTNEIVILSGDNNRVTGEVNRLLAELPVSINALTGVDVTKIPLLQKMTGQTAI; from the exons ATGGGAAACTGTCACACCGTTGGACCAAACGAGGCGCTTGTGGTTTCAG GTGGCTGCTGTGGCTCGGATCAGAAAACATACGTTGTGGGAGGCTGGGCTTGGGCATGGTGGCTCATCTCGGACATTCAAAG AATGTCTCTGGAGGTTATGACCATCCTGTGTCGCTGTGAGAATATCGAAACCTCGGAGGGTGTTCCCCTGGATGTGACTGGGGTGGCCCAG GTAAAGGTGATGACAGAAAACGAACTGCTGGGTTATGCCTGCGAGCAGTTCCTAGGGAAATCTGTCGTTGAGATCAAGAGCGTCATCCTGCAGACTCTTGAGGGTCACCTACGTGCCATCCTTG GAACTCTAACTGTGGAGCAGATTTACCAAGACAGGGACAAATTTGCTTCTCTGGTCCGAGAGGTCGCTGCACCTGACGTCGGCCGAATGGGCATCGAGATTCTCAGTTTCACCATCAAG GATGTGTATGACAAAGTGGAGTACTTGAGCTCACTGGGCAAAACGCAAACGGCTGCAGTGCAGAGGGATGCTGACATTGGCGTGGCGGAGGCAGAAAGAGATGCTGGTATCAGG gaaGCTGAGTGTAAGAAAGAAATGATGGACGTTAAGTTCCTGGCGGACACGAAAATGGCTGATTCCAAACGAGAGTTGGAAATGCAGAGAGCTGCCTTCAATCAGGAAGTCAATACGAAG AAAGCAGAAGCTCAGCTGGCGTATGAGCTTCAAGCAGCCAAAGAGCAGCAGAAGATCCGTCTGGAGGAGATCGAGGTGGAAGTGGTCCAGAGGAAGAAGCAGATCACCATCGAGGAGAAGGAGATCGATCGTACTGACAAGGAGCTCATCGCTACTGTGAAGAGACCTGCTGAGGCTGAAGCTTACAAGATGCAGCAGCTGGCTGAGGGCCAGAA GATTAAGAAGGTACTGATATCTCAAGCCGAGGCCGAGAAGATCCGCTTCATCGGTGAAGCGGAGGCCGCCTCCATCGAAGCTGTGGGCAAGGCAGAGGCGGAGAAAATGAGGCTGAAGGCGGAAGCCTACATGCAGTACGGCGAGGCCGCCAAGACGGCTTTGGTCCTGGAAGCACTGCCCAAG ATCGCCAGCAAGGTAGCAGCACCTTTGGCCAGGACCAATGAGATCGTAATCCTGTCCGGCGATAACAACCGTGTGACAGGAGAGGTGAACCGTCTCTTAGCCGAACTCCCGGTTTCTATCAACGCCCTCACCGGCGTGGACGTGACCAAG ATCCCACTGCTACAGAAGATGACCGGGCAGACAGCCATCTGA
- the LOC125982694 gene encoding flotillin-2a isoform X1: protein MGNCHTVGPNEALVVSGGCCGSDQKTYVVGGWAWAWWLISDIQRITLEIMTLQPKCEDVETAEGVAITVTGVAQVKVMTENELLGYACEQFLGKSVVEIKSVILQTLEGHLRAILGTLTVEQIYQDRDKFASLVREVAAPDVGRMGIEILSFTIKDVYDKVEYLSSLGKTQTAAVQRDADIGVAEAERDAGIREAECKKEMMDVKFLADTKMADSKRELEMQRAAFNQEVNTKKAEAQLAYELQAAKEQQKIRLEEIEVEVVQRKKQITIEEKEIDRTDKELIATVKRPAEAEAYKMQQLAEGQKIKKVLISQAEAEKIRFIGEAEAASIEAVGKAEAEKMRLKAEAYMQYGEAAKTALVLEALPKIASKVAAPLARTNEIVILSGDNNRVTGEVNRLLAELPVSINALTGVDVTKIPLLQKMTGQTAI from the exons ATGGGAAACTGTCACACCGTTGGACCAAACGAGGCGCTTGTGGTTTCAG GTGGCTGCTGTGGCTCGGATCAGAAAACATACGTTGTGGGAGGCTGGGCTTGGGCATGGTGGCTCATCTCGGACATTCAAAG GATAACGCTTGAGATTATGACCCTGCAGCCCAAGTGTGAGGATGTAGAGACAGCGGAGGGTGTAGCTATTACTGTCACAGGGGTGGCTCAG GTAAAGGTGATGACAGAAAACGAACTGCTGGGTTATGCCTGCGAGCAGTTCCTAGGGAAATCTGTCGTTGAGATCAAGAGCGTCATCCTGCAGACTCTTGAGGGTCACCTACGTGCCATCCTTG GAACTCTAACTGTGGAGCAGATTTACCAAGACAGGGACAAATTTGCTTCTCTGGTCCGAGAGGTCGCTGCACCTGACGTCGGCCGAATGGGCATCGAGATTCTCAGTTTCACCATCAAG GATGTGTATGACAAAGTGGAGTACTTGAGCTCACTGGGCAAAACGCAAACGGCTGCAGTGCAGAGGGATGCTGACATTGGCGTGGCGGAGGCAGAAAGAGATGCTGGTATCAGG gaaGCTGAGTGTAAGAAAGAAATGATGGACGTTAAGTTCCTGGCGGACACGAAAATGGCTGATTCCAAACGAGAGTTGGAAATGCAGAGAGCTGCCTTCAATCAGGAAGTCAATACGAAG AAAGCAGAAGCTCAGCTGGCGTATGAGCTTCAAGCAGCCAAAGAGCAGCAGAAGATCCGTCTGGAGGAGATCGAGGTGGAAGTGGTCCAGAGGAAGAAGCAGATCACCATCGAGGAGAAGGAGATCGATCGTACTGACAAGGAGCTCATCGCTACTGTGAAGAGACCTGCTGAGGCTGAAGCTTACAAGATGCAGCAGCTGGCTGAGGGCCAGAA GATTAAGAAGGTACTGATATCTCAAGCCGAGGCCGAGAAGATCCGCTTCATCGGTGAAGCGGAGGCCGCCTCCATCGAAGCTGTGGGCAAGGCAGAGGCGGAGAAAATGAGGCTGAAGGCGGAAGCCTACATGCAGTACGGCGAGGCCGCCAAGACGGCTTTGGTCCTGGAAGCACTGCCCAAG ATCGCCAGCAAGGTAGCAGCACCTTTGGCCAGGACCAATGAGATCGTAATCCTGTCCGGCGATAACAACCGTGTGACAGGAGAGGTGAACCGTCTCTTAGCCGAACTCCCGGTTTCTATCAACGCCCTCACCGGCGTGGACGTGACCAAG ATCCCACTGCTACAGAAGATGACCGGGCAGACAGCCATCTGA
- the LOC125982694 gene encoding flotillin-2a isoform X2, whose amino-acid sequence MVAHLGHSKVKVMTENELLGYACEQFLGKSVVEIKSVILQTLEGHLRAILGTLTVEQIYQDRDKFASLVREVAAPDVGRMGIEILSFTIKDVYDKVEYLSSLGKTQTAAVQRDADIGVAEAERDAGIREAECKKEMMDVKFLADTKMADSKRELEMQRAAFNQEVNTKKAEAQLAYELQAAKEQQKIRLEEIEVEVVQRKKQITIEEKEIDRTDKELIATVKRPAEAEAYKMQQLAEGQKIKKVLISQAEAEKIRFIGEAEAASIEAVGKAEAEKMRLKAEAYMQYGEAAKTALVLEALPKIASKVAAPLARTNEIVILSGDNNRVTGEVNRLLAELPVSINALTGVDVTKIPLLQKMTGQTAI is encoded by the exons ATGGTGGCTCATCTCGGACATTCAAAG GTAAAGGTGATGACAGAAAACGAACTGCTGGGTTATGCCTGCGAGCAGTTCCTAGGGAAATCTGTCGTTGAGATCAAGAGCGTCATCCTGCAGACTCTTGAGGGTCACCTACGTGCCATCCTTG GAACTCTAACTGTGGAGCAGATTTACCAAGACAGGGACAAATTTGCTTCTCTGGTCCGAGAGGTCGCTGCACCTGACGTCGGCCGAATGGGCATCGAGATTCTCAGTTTCACCATCAAG GATGTGTATGACAAAGTGGAGTACTTGAGCTCACTGGGCAAAACGCAAACGGCTGCAGTGCAGAGGGATGCTGACATTGGCGTGGCGGAGGCAGAAAGAGATGCTGGTATCAGG gaaGCTGAGTGTAAGAAAGAAATGATGGACGTTAAGTTCCTGGCGGACACGAAAATGGCTGATTCCAAACGAGAGTTGGAAATGCAGAGAGCTGCCTTCAATCAGGAAGTCAATACGAAG AAAGCAGAAGCTCAGCTGGCGTATGAGCTTCAAGCAGCCAAAGAGCAGCAGAAGATCCGTCTGGAGGAGATCGAGGTGGAAGTGGTCCAGAGGAAGAAGCAGATCACCATCGAGGAGAAGGAGATCGATCGTACTGACAAGGAGCTCATCGCTACTGTGAAGAGACCTGCTGAGGCTGAAGCTTACAAGATGCAGCAGCTGGCTGAGGGCCAGAA GATTAAGAAGGTACTGATATCTCAAGCCGAGGCCGAGAAGATCCGCTTCATCGGTGAAGCGGAGGCCGCCTCCATCGAAGCTGTGGGCAAGGCAGAGGCGGAGAAAATGAGGCTGAAGGCGGAAGCCTACATGCAGTACGGCGAGGCCGCCAAGACGGCTTTGGTCCTGGAAGCACTGCCCAAG ATCGCCAGCAAGGTAGCAGCACCTTTGGCCAGGACCAATGAGATCGTAATCCTGTCCGGCGATAACAACCGTGTGACAGGAGAGGTGAACCGTCTCTTAGCCGAACTCCCGGTTTCTATCAACGCCCTCACCGGCGTGGACGTGACCAAG ATCCCACTGCTACAGAAGATGACCGGGCAGACAGCCATCTGA
- the eral1 gene encoding GTPase Era, mitochondrial, whose protein sequence is MALRVCRRFIRDSAVLSRRLVVSPRQEPAQLLLATGNSSCSCGRINSLTFIPACFITTDAFVSSLLKGNTAEADNSCFRLPSSVPSNSGEQMSLLTKHPDQPEDSKVLKVAIIGAPNAGKSTLSNQILGRKVFAVSKKVHTTRKRALGVLTEGDTQIILLDTPGLTTPSKVKRHQLEKSLLLDPWRSVTEADLMVVMVDVSDRWMSRQLDFEVLKCLARHPNIPAILVLNKVDQVKMKDKLLDVTAELTCGVVNGRKLRIRPVIKPPWAEKTPERDLEEPQDQDAADGDESVLTKEQLRTLMSQKGWSHFKDVFMLSSLDRADVETLKDYLMITAKSGAWQYHSEVLTDQRPEEMCINMIREKLLEHLPQEVPYAITQFIDFWDMDENGELNIMVKIYTKKETHMRMLIGTSGQMIARVAQETSEQLTSIFLRQVKLKLSVKMKK, encoded by the exons ATGGCACTCAGAGTGTGCAGACGTTTTATCAGGGACTCGGCTGTCCTCTCCAGGAGACTCGTCGTGTCTCCTCGCCAGGAACCTGCGCAATTGCTTCTCGCCACGG GAAATTCCTCATGTAGCTGTGGAAGGATCAACTCGCTGACCTTCATTCCAGCCTGTTTTATCACAACAGATGCATTTGTGAGCAGTTTGCTAAAAGGCAACACCGCCGAGGCAGACAACAGTTGTTTTCGCCTTCCCTCCTCCGTCCCTTCAAACAGTG GTGAACAAATGTCATTATTAACGAAACATCCCGACCAGCCTGAAGACTCCAAAGTTTTGAAAGTGGCAATAATTGGTGCTCCGAATGCTGGGAAGTCGACTTTGTCCAACCAGATTCTTGGCAGAaag GTGTTTGCTGTCTCCAAGAAAGTACACACAACACGAAAACGAGCTCTGGGAGTCCTAACAGAGGGTGATACACAGATT attCTACTGGACACACCGGGTCTCACTACGCCATCCAAAGTCAAAAG ACACCAGCTTGAGAAGTCTTTGCTTTTGGATCCTTGGCGCTCAGTGACAGAGGCCGACCTAA TGGTGGTCATGGTTGATGTTTCGGACCGATGGATGAGCAGACAGCTGGATTTTGAAGTGCTTAAATGTCTGGCACGCCACCCCAACATCCCAGCGATACTTGTCCTCAATAAG GTGGACCAGGTGAAGATGAAGGACAAGCTGCTGGACGTCACAGCCGAGCTGACGTGCGGTGTCGTGAATGGCCGTAAATTGCGCATTCGACCCGTGATCAAGCCCCCTTGGGCTGAGAAGACGCCAGAGAGGGATTTGGAAGAGCCGCAAGACCAGGATGCCGCTGATGGAGATGAGTCAGTGCTGACTAAGGAACAGCTGAGGACGCTCATGAGCCAGAAGGGCTGGTCTCACTTTAAGGATGTCTTCATGCTCTCTTCTCTAGATAGAGCGGACGTGGAAACACTCAAG gacTACCTAATGATCACAGCCAAGTCTGGAGCTTGGCAGTACCACAGCGAGGTATTGACAGACCAACGTCCTGAGGAAATGTGCATCAACATGATCCGAGAGAAGCTTTTGGAGCACCTACCCCAGGAGGTGCCTTATGCGATCACACAG ttcatTGACTTTTGGGACATGGATGAGAACGGAGAGCTCAACATCATGGTGAAAATTTACACCAAGAAAGAAACTCACATG AGGATGTTGATCGGCACGTCAGGCCAGATGATAGCACGGGTCGCCCAGGAGACGAGCGAACAGCTCACGTCCATCTTCCTGAGACAGGTCAAGCTGAAGCTGTCAGTTAAGATGAAgaagtga